Within Saccharomonospora cyanea NA-134, the genomic segment CGAGCGGGAGGCCCGGTCGGCGGCCCGGCTGCACCACCCGCACGTCGTCGCCGTCCACGACCAGGGGTTCGACACCTCGACGGGCTCCGACAACCCGCGCGCGTTCCTGGTGATGGAGCTGGTGGACGGCGGCACGCTGCGCGACCTGCTGACCGAACGCGGGCGCCTCGACGTTCCGTTGGCCCTGACGGTCGCCGAACAGGTCCTCTCGGCGCTGGCCGCAGCCCACACGGCGGGCCTCGTGCACCGCGACATCAAACCGGAGAACGTGCTCATCGGCACGGGCGGTGATGCCGGGGGCGTGGTGAAGGTCGCAGACTTCGGACTGGTGCGAGCGGCGGCGAGCGCGGGCACCACGAGCACGAGCGTCATCCTCGGCACCGTCGCCTACCTGTCGCCCGAGCAGGTGTCGACCGGAGCGGCGAGCGCCCGCTCGGACGTGTACTCGACCGGCATCCTGCTGTACGAGATGCTCACCGGACAGGTCCCCTACCGCGGTGACACCGCCTTGTCGGTGGCCTACCGACACGTCAACGACGACGTTCCGCCCCCGAGCACGGTGGTCCCCGAATTGCCCCCGGCGCTCGACGACCTCGTGGTACGGGCGACGCGCCGCGAGGTCGACGCCCGACCGGCCGACGCGGAGGCGTTCCTCGCCGAGCTGGAGAACGTCCGCTCGGTGCTCGGCCTGCGCCCCACACCGGTCCCGATCGTGACGGCTCCCCGGGCTTCCGGGGCGACACCGGCCGAGACCGACTCCGAACTCACCGTCCCCGCCCTGCCCGCCGTCCCCGCCGAGGCGGGCCCGCGCGGCACGCAGGCGCTCCCGCGGCCCGTCGCGGAGCGGCTCCAGCAGCCGGACCCGGGCGAGGTCTCCCCTGCCGCCCCGGCCCGGCGCCGCGCGCCGCTCGTGGTACTCGCGCTCGTGGTGCTGCTCGTGCTCGGCGGGGTCGGCGCCGGGGTGTGGTGGTTCTCCAACGGCCGCTACGTCGACGTTCCCTCGGTCGCGGGAATGACCCGTGACGAGGCCGAGACGGCGTTACGGCAGCTGGAGCTGACGCCCGTGTTCGCGGAGGAACGGCACAACACCACGCCGTCCGGCACGGTGATCCGCAGCGATCCGGACAGCGGCGCCCGCGCGTTGCAGGGCGACGAGGTGACCGTGTTCGTCTCCCTCGGCAGGCCCGTGGTGCCCGACGTGCGCGCGGGCGCGTCGGTGGAGGAGGCCGAACGAGCCATCAGCGCCGTGCAACTGGAACCCCGCGTCTCCCCCGAGACCGACGAGTACAGCAACGACGTTCCGGAAGGAGCTGTGGTCACGCTCAAGCCGCAGCCGGGCAGCCAGGCCAACGTCGGTGACGCGGTGACGATCGTGCGGTCGAAGGGGCCGCCTCCGACGCCCGTGCCCGACGTCAGCGGCAAGTCACGGGAGCAGGCGTTCCAGGCGCTGCGCGACGCGGGCTTCGAGCCCTACGAGGCGGGCAAGGAGTTCTCCGCCGATGTGCCCGCAGGGCACGTCGTGCGCACCGAGCCCGCGAACGGCAGCACGGTCGAACAGGGCAACCGGGTCGGTGTTTTCGTCTCCAACGCGGTGGAGGTGCCCTCCGTCGTCGGCCGGCGTACCGAGAAGGCCGTGCAGATCCTGCGGGAGGCCGGCTTCGAGGTGTCGGGTGGTGACTCACGTGGCCCGATCAGCTTCGTGATCGACCAGAGCCCCGGCGGGGGTGAACTCGTCGAACCGGGAGCGACGATCAGCCTGTCGGTGATCCCCTGATCGCGCGGTCTGTCGCTCGTGTGACTCGCCGAGTGCGGTGACGTGACCGAATATGGAAGCGGTGCGGCAAGTCCCCGCACCACTTCCCCAGCCGGCGACGGCAGCAGACCACGTCACCCACTCCCGAGAGAGGCGCCGATGCCAGCCGACCGGCTCAGCGCACTGGACACGGCATTCCTCTGTATCGACCAACCCGCGGCGCCCATGCACATGGGCGCGGTCGGGGTGTTCTCCGCACCGCCCTCCGATGAGCGCGCCGACGCCCGACGGATCGCCGCTCTCGTGGCCGAGCGGGCGGAGCGATCACCCAGGCTGCGGCTGAGGTTGCGGCAGGGATGGCCGCTGCTACCCGACCGGTGGGAGACCGATCCCCGCTTCGACCCCGCGGCGCACGTCAGCACCCATCAGGTGACCGCGAGTGACGTCGCCGACCCGCTCACCGCCCACGCGTCCCGATGGCTGGCGACCTCGCTCGACCCCCGTGCTCCCCTGTGGAACGTCCAGGTGGTGACCGGGCTCCCACACGGCCGGTTCGCACTGCTGGCGAAGATCCACCACGCCCTGTGCGACGGCACGGGCGCGGCCGAGCTCGCGCTCGGACTGTTGGACCAGGCGCCCACCGCACGGTCGGCGCCCACCGCGCTCCCGCCCGGCGGCGGCCGCGCCCGGAACGACCCCGCCCCGCTGGGCGCCCTGTGGCGGGGCGCGCAGCGGGCGCTCGGCGAAACCGTCGAGTCGTTGGGTATCGCCGCGGAGATAGTGCGCGCGGTGAAGCCGTTCCCGCTGTCGCCGACCATGACCGAGCAGTCGACGCTCCGGCAGCTCGGGTTCGTCCGCCTGGACGCCGACGAGCTGCGCCGTGTCCGCAGGGCCCACGGGGGAACCACCCACGACGTGGTACTCGCCGTGCTGGCCGGGGCGCTGCGCGAGTGGCTTCGAGGCCGCAACGACGGGGGCCGGCTACGTCCGCTCCGCGCGCTCGTACCCGTCAGCACCCGGCGACGGCGCGGCGAGTTCGCGGGCGGCAACGCGCTGTCCGGCTACCTGTGCGAACTCCCCGTCGACGTCGACGACCCGCTCGACCGCCTGCGCGCGGTGACCGACGCCATGAACCGCAACAAGCAGGCAGGGCCGCGGCGCGGCGCGGGCGCACTGCCCGTTCTCGCCGAACGGTTGCCGAGTGTGGTGCATCGCCTGGCCACCCGCACCGTCGCCCACGCGGCCCCGGCGTTGTTCGACACCGTGATCACCACCGTGCCGTTGCCCGGGCTACCGCTGTCGCTGGACGGCGCACCCCTGCGCGAGGCGTATCCCGTGGTGCCGCTCGCGCCGCACCAGTCCGTGGGGTTCGCGGTGTCGCCCTACCGGGGCGGGGTGCACGTCGGCCTCAACACCGGCGGCGACGCCGTGCACCAGGCCGGAGCCCTGGCCGACGCCGTCACCAAGTCGATGGCCGCGCTGGTCCAGCTCTGTCCCTGACGCCTCAGGCCCTGAGCATCTCCGCGACGAGGAACGCCAGCTCCAGCGACTGCTGCGTGTTGAGCCTCGGGTCGCACGCCGTCTCGTAGCGGCCGGACAGGTCGAGGTCGGAGATGTCCTGCGCGCCGCCGAGGCACTCCGTGACGTCCTCCCCGGTGAGCTCAACGTGGATCCCACCCGGGTAGCTGCCGAGCCTGCGGTGCACCTCGAAGAAGCCCTGTACCTCGTCCACGATGCGGTCGAAGTGCCGGGTCTTGTAGCCGTTGGACGACTCGTGCGTGTTGCCGTGCATCGGGTCGCACTGCCAGATGACCTTGTGGCCGGAAGCCTCGACCTTCTCCACGATCGCGGGCAGCACCTCGCGCACCTTGCCGTTGCCCATCCGGGAGATCAGCGTGAGCCTGCCGGGTTCGTTCCTCGGGTCGAGGCGCTCGACGTACTCGACGGCCTGCTCGGGCGTCGTGGTCGGCCCGATCTTGATGCCGATGGGGTTGGCCAGCAGTTCCGCGAACGCGATGTGGGCCCCGTCGAGTTGCCGGGTGCGCTCACCGATCCACAGGAAGTGCGACGACAGGTTGTAGAGCGACGGGTTGTCCGCGCTCGGGTCGTCGAGCCTCAGCATGGCGCGCTCGTAGTCGAGAAGCAGCGCCTCGTGGCTCGCGAAGATCTCGGTGGAGTGCAGGGAGGTGTCGGTGACCCCACAGGCCGCCATGAACCTCAGGCCACGGTCGATCTCCGAGGCCAGCGCCTCGTACCGCTCACCGGCGGGCGAGGTGCGCACGAAGTCCTTGTTCCAGGCGTGCACCTGGGCCAGGTCGGCCATCCCCGCACCGGTCAGCGCGCGCACGAGGTTCATCGCGGCGCCCGCGTTGGCGTAGGCGCGGATCATGCGGCCGGGGTCCGGAACCCGCAGCTCGGGGTCCGGTGCGAGCGAGTTGACGATGTCGCCCCGGTACACCGGCAGCCCCAGCGCGTCGGTGCTGTTGGACCGCGGTTTGGCGTACTGGCCCGCGATGCGCCCCACCTTCACCACCGGCAGGCTCGCGCCGTAGGTGAGCACCACGGCCATCTGGAGCAACGTTCGCAGGTTGGCCCGGATGTGGGGCTCGGTGTTGGACTCGAACGTCTCCGCGCAGTCACCGCCCTGGAGCAGAAACGCCTCGCCGCGCGCGACCATGGCCAGGCGCTCGCGCAGGCGGTCCACCTCGGCCGGGACCGTGATCGGCGGCACGCTCTCCAGCACCGTCCTGACGCGGGAGACCACCTCGGGATCAGGCCACTCGGGCTGCTGCGCGGCCGGGCGGGACAGCGCGTCGTCCAGGCGCTTGCGCAGCTCGGCGGGCAGCGGGGGCAGCGAGGGCAGGGCATCGATGGGGACGTCGACAGTCCAGTTCACGACCTCCAGCATACGAATCGGTCACCACGTCACGACCCGTGGGAGGTGTGAGATTGCCTCACACCTCCCACACGGGACGTCCTCACCTGGTCACAGCCCGTGCCCACGGGGCCGGTGCCGGTTCAGGCCGTCCGGGCCGTGTCGTAGAGTGCCTCCGCCTCGGTGCCGAAGTACGGACCGAACATGTACCCGGGCAGGAACGTGTAGCCGAAGCTGTTGACCGACGCCTGCACGCCCGTGCCCGTGGACTCGTCGAAGTCCAGGAACCACGGGCCGCCGCTCGAACCGCCCGTCATGTCGCAGCTCATCGCGTGGTCGTCAGTGAGCAGGAAGTCGGTGAACGTGGTGCCGCTGCAGTGGATCAGCGTGCTGCCGTCGTAGGGGTCGGCCGCGGGATAACCGAACGCGTACATGTCCTGGTTGCGCTCCTGGTTGAACGCGATGCCCTGCGCTCCCACCACGTCCGTGAGGTGGGCTCCGCCAAGTGTTTCCACCACGGCGGCACCGATGTCGTGGTTCATGTCCTCGCTCTGCTCCCACTGCGGCGTCGTGAGCGTCAGGCGCGCGGCCCACTCGCCGTGCGGCGCCCGCCCGTCGTCGTAGCCGGGCACGAAGATCCAGTTGGTGTGCCAGCTTCCCTGGTACTTGACGCAGTGACCCGCTGTGATGACCACACTGCGGTTGTCGCTGGTGACGGCGTTGCCGCTGCACGACGCGGGATCACCGTTGAACGTGAAGAACACCCGGCCCGCGGTGTCGACCACCTCACCGCCCCCGGCCCACGGCTCCCCCGACGTCGGGAAGCTCCGGGGACTCACACCCGGGACGGTACGGGCCTCACCGCGCGTGGCGTCCTGCGGCGACTCCGACGCGGCGGCCACGTCAGCCGCGCTCACGGTGACGAACCGGTCCATCGGAACGGCAGCCCGCATCCGCTCGGGTGTCCAGTAATCGGTGACCACGTCAGCCGTAGTGGCGATCTCGTTGACGGCCACCTTGTCAAGTGGGCGATTTTCTCGGTCGGCCTCCGCGCTCGCGGGAACGGAGATTCCCAAAGCGACCAGAGCGACCGCCATCAGGGGGACAGACCTCGACAACCCTCGCTTCATCTCGGTGCCTCCACGCCGTTGGTTATTGGCCAACTGAGTGGTAGGAACGATCCGAGATGCCGCTCGATTGTGGTACCGCCGAGAGAGGGACGCGGCACGCCCGCCGGTTCAGACAGCCAGCGGCAACGCCGTGGGGTGAACCGGTGCGGGCAGGTCGGACGCGCCCATCAGGTACTCGTCCACCGCCCTGGCGGCCGAGCGCCCCTCGGCGATGGCCCACACCACCAGCGACGCGCCCCGGTGGGCGTCACCGCACACGAACACGCCGGGCGTCTGCGTCTGCCAGTCGGCACCACACGAGATCGTGCCCCGCCGGGTCAACGACAGCCCGAGACCGTCGAGCAACGGCATCCGGTCCACACCCTCGAAACCGATGGCGAGCAACACCAGGTCCGCCGGGATGCGCTCGACCTCCTCGCTGGTCGGAACGACCTCACGACGGCCGGTCTCCGGGTCCTTGCGCACCTCCACCGTGCGGAGTTCGAGCTGGCGCACCCGACCGTCGTCGTCCCCGACGAACCGCTGCACCGCCACGGCGAAACGCCGCTCGCCCGCCTCCTCGTGAACGGGGTACGTGCGCAGGACGTAGGGCCATGTCGGCCACGGCGAACGATCGTCGTCCCGAGTGGACGGTGGTTGCGGGTAGCGGTCCAACTGCGTCACCGACAACGCACCCTGGCGGATCGCCGTGCCGTAGCAGTCGGCGCCCGTGTCGCCACCGCCGATGATCACGACGTGCTTGCCCTCGGCGCTCACGGCCGTGGAGCCGTCACCCTCGCACTCCCGGTTGGCGGGCACGAGGTGTTCCATCGCGAGGTGGATGCCCCTCAACTCCCGGCCCGGTGTGGAGGTGTCGTCACGACCACGCAGCGCACCCACCGCGAGCACCACGGCGTCGAACCGTTCCCGCAGCTGCTCCACGGTGACGTCGACACCGACCTCGCAACCCGTGACGAACCTGGTCCCCTCCTCCCGCAACTGCGCGAGCCTGCGGTCGAGAACCTTCTTCTCCATCTTGAACTCGGGAATGCCGTAGCGAAGCAGTCCACCGAGCCGATCGTCCCGCTCGAACACGGTCACCTCGTGACCGGCGCGGGTGAGCTGCTGCGCCGCCGCCAGCCCGGCGGGACCCGAGCCCACCACCGCGACCGCCCTGCCCGTCGACAACGCCGCGTGCTGCGCGCGGAGGCGTCCCGACTCCCACGCGTGCTCGGCGATCGTCTCCTCGACGCGCTTGATGCTCACCGGCCCACCCGAAGACGGGGAGATCGCCAGCACACACGCCGCCTCACACGGCGCGGGACACAACTTGCCCGTGAACTCCGGGAAGTTGTTCGTGGCATGCAGGCGCTCGGCCGCACGTTCCCAGTCGTCCTGCCGAACGAGGTCGTTCCACTCCGGGATCAGGTTGCCCAGCGGGCAACCGGCACTGCCCGAGTGGCAGAACGGGATGCCACAGTCCATGCAACGCGTCGCCTGGGTGCGTACCGCGCGATCGCGCTCCCCGACGTCGAGTTCGGCGTACACCTCGCGCCAGTCCCCGACCCGCTCGTCGCGCGGGCGCTTGGGCGGATCGACCCGGTCATACCGCAGGAAACCCTTGGGATCAGCCACGCGCCGCCTCCTGTGTCTTGCGGGACACCCGCACCCGATCGGCACGCGCGACTGCCCAACCATTCTCAGCCACGCGCTGCCTCCTGTGTCTTGCGGGACACCCGCACCCGATCGGCACGCGCGACTGCCCAACCATTCTCAGCCACGCGCTGCCTCCTCCATGATCGCTTCGTCGACGTTTCGTCCCTGCGCTCTCGCCGCCTTCGTCGCCTCCAGGACCCGGCGGTAGTCCGTGGGCACCACCTTCACGAACGCCGCGGACCGCCGTCTCCAGTCACCG encodes:
- the pknB gene encoding Stk1 family PASTA domain-containing Ser/Thr kinase produces the protein MTRTETSLAGALLDRRYRVGDLIARGGMSSVYRGVDTRLDRPVAVKVMDSRFAGDRSFVDRFEREARSAARLHHPHVVAVHDQGFDTSTGSDNPRAFLVMELVDGGTLRDLLTERGRLDVPLALTVAEQVLSALAAAHTAGLVHRDIKPENVLIGTGGDAGGVVKVADFGLVRAAASAGTTSTSVILGTVAYLSPEQVSTGAASARSDVYSTGILLYEMLTGQVPYRGDTALSVAYRHVNDDVPPPSTVVPELPPALDDLVVRATRREVDARPADAEAFLAELENVRSVLGLRPTPVPIVTAPRASGATPAETDSELTVPALPAVPAEAGPRGTQALPRPVAERLQQPDPGEVSPAAPARRRAPLVVLALVVLLVLGGVGAGVWWFSNGRYVDVPSVAGMTRDEAETALRQLELTPVFAEERHNTTPSGTVIRSDPDSGARALQGDEVTVFVSLGRPVVPDVRAGASVEEAERAISAVQLEPRVSPETDEYSNDVPEGAVVTLKPQPGSQANVGDAVTIVRSKGPPPTPVPDVSGKSREQAFQALRDAGFEPYEAGKEFSADVPAGHVVRTEPANGSTVEQGNRVGVFVSNAVEVPSVVGRRTEKAVQILREAGFEVSGGDSRGPISFVIDQSPGGGELVEPGATISLSVIP
- a CDS encoding wax ester/triacylglycerol synthase family O-acyltransferase encodes the protein MPADRLSALDTAFLCIDQPAAPMHMGAVGVFSAPPSDERADARRIAALVAERAERSPRLRLRLRQGWPLLPDRWETDPRFDPAAHVSTHQVTASDVADPLTAHASRWLATSLDPRAPLWNVQVVTGLPHGRFALLAKIHHALCDGTGAAELALGLLDQAPTARSAPTALPPGGGRARNDPAPLGALWRGAQRALGETVESLGIAAEIVRAVKPFPLSPTMTEQSTLRQLGFVRLDADELRRVRRAHGGTTHDVVLAVLAGALREWLRGRNDGGRLRPLRALVPVSTRRRRGEFAGGNALSGYLCELPVDVDDPLDRLRAVTDAMNRNKQAGPRRGAGALPVLAERLPSVVHRLATRTVAHAAPALFDTVITTVPLPGLPLSLDGAPLREAYPVVPLAPHQSVGFAVSPYRGGVHVGLNTGGDAVHQAGALADAVTKSMAALVQLCP
- a CDS encoding class II 3-deoxy-7-phosphoheptulonate synthase yields the protein MLEVVNWTVDVPIDALPSLPPLPAELRKRLDDALSRPAAQQPEWPDPEVVSRVRTVLESVPPITVPAEVDRLRERLAMVARGEAFLLQGGDCAETFESNTEPHIRANLRTLLQMAVVLTYGASLPVVKVGRIAGQYAKPRSNSTDALGLPVYRGDIVNSLAPDPELRVPDPGRMIRAYANAGAAMNLVRALTGAGMADLAQVHAWNKDFVRTSPAGERYEALASEIDRGLRFMAACGVTDTSLHSTEIFASHEALLLDYERAMLRLDDPSADNPSLYNLSSHFLWIGERTRQLDGAHIAFAELLANPIGIKIGPTTTPEQAVEYVERLDPRNEPGRLTLISRMGNGKVREVLPAIVEKVEASGHKVIWQCDPMHGNTHESSNGYKTRHFDRIVDEVQGFFEVHRRLGSYPGGIHVELTGEDVTECLGGAQDISDLDLSGRYETACDPRLNTQQSLELAFLVAEMLRA
- a CDS encoding trypsin-like serine peptidase — encoded protein: MKRGLSRSVPLMAVALVALGISVPASAEADRENRPLDKVAVNEIATTADVVTDYWTPERMRAAVPMDRFVTVSAADVAAASESPQDATRGEARTVPGVSPRSFPTSGEPWAGGGEVVDTAGRVFFTFNGDPASCSGNAVTSDNRSVVITAGHCVKYQGSWHTNWIFVPGYDDGRAPHGEWAARLTLTTPQWEQSEDMNHDIGAAVVETLGGAHLTDVVGAQGIAFNQERNQDMYAFGYPAADPYDGSTLIHCSGTTFTDFLLTDDHAMSCDMTGGSSGGPWFLDFDESTGTGVQASVNSFGYTFLPGYMFGPYFGTEAEALYDTARTA
- a CDS encoding glutamate synthase subunit beta; this encodes MADPKGFLRYDRVDPPKRPRDERVGDWREVYAELDVGERDRAVRTQATRCMDCGIPFCHSGSAGCPLGNLIPEWNDLVRQDDWERAAERLHATNNFPEFTGKLCPAPCEAACVLAISPSSGGPVSIKRVEETIAEHAWESGRLRAQHAALSTGRAVAVVGSGPAGLAAAQQLTRAGHEVTVFERDDRLGGLLRYGIPEFKMEKKVLDRRLAQLREEGTRFVTGCEVGVDVTVEQLRERFDAVVLAVGALRGRDDTSTPGRELRGIHLAMEHLVPANRECEGDGSTAVSAEGKHVVIIGGGDTGADCYGTAIRQGALSVTQLDRYPQPPSTRDDDRSPWPTWPYVLRTYPVHEEAGERRFAVAVQRFVGDDDGRVRQLELRTVEVRKDPETGRREVVPTSEEVERIPADLVLLAIGFEGVDRMPLLDGLGLSLTRRGTISCGADWQTQTPGVFVCGDAHRGASLVVWAIAEGRSAARAVDEYLMGASDLPAPVHPTALPLAV